A genomic window from Nocardioides rotundus includes:
- a CDS encoding magnesium and cobalt transport protein CorA has protein sequence MTRETSRFLPRSRRRRTVLLPTEGENIPVREGRESVVDSAVYVDGDRVDSPHGLPETYRSLREHEGGIAWIGLYRPTHEELRSVAQEFDLHELAVEDAIMAHQRPKLERYGDTLFVVLRAARYLDESESVELGEVHLFVGPDFVVTVRHSEAPDLSGVRARLESNPDLLRLGTEAILYAVMDRVVDDFSPVVQGLAQDIDEIETEVFGGDPAVSRRIYQLSREVIELQRAIAPLVRISDSLRRGFDKYATDEELQRYLRDVEDHVISAAEQVEGFRQLLRDILTVNATLVSQGQNEEMARLSEAGYQQSEEVKRISSWAAILFAPTVIASAYGMNFEHMPELGWRYGYAYALLLMLAVPVILYLVFKKRGWL, from the coding sequence GTGACCCGCGAGACCTCACGCTTCCTCCCCCGCTCCCGGCGGCGGCGTACCGTGCTGCTGCCCACCGAGGGCGAGAACATCCCGGTCCGCGAGGGGCGCGAGTCGGTGGTGGACTCGGCGGTCTACGTCGACGGCGACCGGGTGGACTCGCCGCACGGCCTGCCGGAGACCTACCGGTCCCTGCGCGAGCACGAGGGCGGGATCGCGTGGATCGGCCTCTACCGCCCCACGCACGAGGAGCTGCGGTCGGTGGCGCAGGAGTTCGACCTGCACGAGCTCGCCGTCGAGGACGCGATCATGGCGCACCAGCGGCCGAAGCTGGAGCGGTACGGCGACACCCTGTTCGTCGTCCTGCGCGCGGCCCGCTACCTCGACGAGTCCGAGTCGGTCGAGCTCGGCGAGGTGCACCTGTTCGTCGGCCCCGACTTCGTGGTGACCGTCCGGCACTCCGAGGCGCCCGACCTGTCCGGCGTCCGAGCCCGCCTGGAGTCCAACCCGGACCTGCTGCGTCTGGGCACGGAGGCGATCCTCTACGCGGTCATGGACCGGGTCGTCGATGACTTCAGCCCGGTGGTGCAGGGCCTGGCGCAGGACATCGACGAGATCGAGACCGAGGTCTTCGGCGGCGACCCGGCGGTGTCGCGCCGCATCTACCAGCTCTCCCGCGAGGTGATCGAGCTGCAGCGGGCGATCGCGCCGCTGGTGCGGATCTCGGACTCGCTGCGCCGCGGCTTCGACAAGTACGCCACCGACGAGGAGCTGCAGCGCTACCTGCGCGACGTGGAGGACCACGTGATCAGCGCGGCCGAGCAGGTCGAGGGCTTCCGCCAGCTGCTGCGCGACATCCTCACGGTGAACGCGACCCTGGTCTCGCAGGGGCAGAACGAGGAGATGGCGCGGCTCTCGGAGGCGGGCTACCAGCAGAGCGAGGAGGTCAAGCGGATCTCCTCCTGGGCGGCCATCCTGTTCGCGCCGACGGTCATCGCGTCGGCGTACGGCATGAACTTCGAGCACATGCCCGAGCTCGGCTGGCGCTACGGCTACGCCTACGCGCTCCTGCTCATGCTGGCCGTGCCGGTGATCCTCTACCTGGTGTTC
- a CDS encoding SDR family NAD(P)-dependent oxidoreductase: MNDYVSGLFSQEGRRALVTGGSSGIGYAVAEALGRAGAQVHLISRHVGRLEHAVGRLVEQGIHASGTAANLGDGEQLAELCTYDVVTGADVLVTAAGVNHRPPLEETSPRVLEETLAVNLLAPYHLGQAAGPRMAQRGFGRIVNVGSQQSWSAFGRSGVYGIAKAGIGGLTRSQAEAWGGRGVTANALVPGFVVTPMTEATVAQPGREEELAARTFLGRNGEPADFASAVLFLASPASSYVTGVMLPVDGGFSVH; encoded by the coding sequence GTGAACGACTACGTCTCCGGGCTGTTCTCCCAGGAGGGGCGCCGCGCCCTGGTGACCGGCGGCAGCTCGGGCATCGGGTACGCGGTGGCGGAGGCGCTCGGCCGGGCGGGCGCGCAGGTGCACCTGATCTCGCGGCACGTCGGACGGCTCGAGCATGCGGTCGGACGGCTGGTCGAGCAGGGGATCCATGCGAGCGGCACCGCGGCGAACCTGGGGGACGGGGAGCAGCTGGCCGAGCTGTGCACCTACGATGTCGTCACCGGGGCCGACGTACTCGTCACCGCCGCGGGCGTGAACCACCGCCCTCCCCTGGAGGAGACCTCGCCGCGAGTGCTGGAGGAGACCCTGGCGGTGAACCTGCTCGCGCCGTACCACCTCGGCCAGGCCGCCGGGCCGCGGATGGCTCAGCGCGGCTTCGGCCGGATCGTCAACGTCGGCTCCCAGCAGTCCTGGTCGGCGTTCGGCAGGTCCGGCGTCTACGGGATCGCCAAAGCCGGGATCGGCGGCCTCACCCGCTCCCAGGCCGAGGCGTGGGGCGGCCGCGGCGTCACCGCCAACGCGCTGGTCCCCGGCTTCGTCGTCACGCCGATGACCGAGGCGACGGTCGCCCAGCCGGGGCGGGAGGAGGAGCTGGCCGCGCGCACCTTCCTCGGGAGGAACGGCGAGCCGGCGGACTTCGCCAGCGCCGTCCTCTTCCTGGCCTCGCCGGCGTCGTCGTACGTCACCGGCGTGATGCTGCCCGTCGACGGCGGCTTCTCGGTGCACTGA
- a CDS encoding DMT family transporter, with translation MAWVVLLISAVFEAVWATALGMSHGFSEPVPTTVFFIALAISMAGLGWAVKTIPIGTSYAVWVGVGAALTVGFAMATGEESVSLGKLVFITGIIAAVIGLKLVPHDD, from the coding sequence ATGGCATGGGTCGTCCTGCTCATCAGCGCCGTCTTCGAGGCCGTCTGGGCCACCGCGCTCGGTATGTCCCACGGCTTCTCCGAGCCCGTGCCCACCACCGTCTTCTTCATCGCGCTGGCCATCAGCATGGCCGGGCTCGGCTGGGCGGTGAAGACGATCCCCATCGGCACGTCGTACGCCGTCTGGGTCGGGGTCGGCGCTGCGCTCACCGTCGGCTTCGCGATGGCGACCGGCGAGGAGTCCGTCTCCCTCGGCAAGCTCGTCTTCATCACCGGGATCATCGCCGCGGTCATCGGGTTGAAGCTCGTTCCGCACGACGACTGA
- a CDS encoding vWA domain-containing protein produces MTVAGPGFESVVGSTSRHAPDELLLGFARALRAAGVPVTHDRSATFLDAVSRVGLGDPRGVYWAGRATLCSSPDDVARFDDVYDAWFLASEGLPRTVQRQRSQPRNAPLPTEEGGGEAGEMDEEDLIRAAASETEVLRHRDVADLSNAEKALLNQMLDALRPRVPRRRAHRRTPWHRGDVDPGRTLRTMLRQHGEPGRVAWRRRGTRARRLVLLVDVSGSMSSYADALLRLAHRFVAAGHTDVFTVGTRLTSVTRALRHRDPERALIAAGEAVPDWSGGTRLGETLRAFLDRWGQRGLARGAVVVIFSDGWERGDASLLGEQTARVQRLAHRVVWVNPHRGRAGYEPIQGGIVAALPHVDDFVAGHSLATYSELCEVIGRA; encoded by the coding sequence ATGACCGTCGCCGGTCCCGGGTTCGAGTCGGTCGTGGGCTCGACGAGCCGGCACGCGCCCGACGAGCTGCTGCTCGGGTTCGCCCGGGCGCTGCGGGCGGCCGGCGTACCCGTCACCCACGACCGTTCGGCGACCTTCCTGGACGCGGTCTCCCGGGTGGGGCTGGGCGACCCCCGCGGCGTCTACTGGGCCGGGCGCGCGACGCTGTGCAGCAGCCCGGACGACGTGGCCCGCTTCGACGACGTGTACGACGCGTGGTTCCTCGCCAGCGAGGGGCTGCCGCGGACCGTGCAGCGGCAGCGCAGCCAGCCCCGGAACGCCCCCCTGCCGACCGAGGAGGGCGGCGGCGAGGCGGGCGAGATGGACGAGGAGGACCTCATCCGGGCCGCGGCCTCGGAGACCGAGGTGCTCCGGCATAGGGACGTCGCCGACCTCAGCAACGCCGAGAAGGCGCTGCTCAACCAGATGCTCGACGCGCTGCGCCCCCGGGTGCCGCGACGTCGCGCGCACCGCCGTACTCCCTGGCATCGCGGCGACGTCGACCCGGGCCGCACCCTGCGCACGATGCTGCGCCAGCACGGCGAGCCCGGACGGGTGGCCTGGCGGCGGCGGGGAACACGCGCGCGCCGTCTGGTGCTGTTGGTCGATGTGAGCGGTTCGATGAGCTCCTATGCCGATGCGCTGCTGCGGCTGGCGCACCGGTTCGTCGCGGCCGGCCACACCGACGTGTTCACGGTCGGCACGCGGCTGACGTCGGTGACCCGGGCGCTGCGCCATCGCGACCCCGAGCGCGCGCTGATCGCCGCCGGCGAGGCTGTGCCGGACTGGTCCGGCGGGACCCGGCTGGGCGAGACGCTGCGGGCGTTCCTGGACCGGTGGGGGCAGCGCGGCCTGGCCCGCGGCGCGGTCGTGGTGATCTTCTCCGACGGCTGGGAGCGTGGCGACGCCTCGCTGCTGGGCGAGCAGACCGCCCGGGTGCAGCGGCTCGCGCACCGGGTGGTGTGGGTCAACCCGCATCGCGGGCGGGCGGGCTACGAGCCGATCCAGGGCGGGATCGTGGCGGCGCTGCCGCATGTCGACGACTTCGTGGCCGGGCACTCGCTGGCGACGTACTCCGAGCTGTGTGAGGTGATCGGCCGTGCGTGA
- a CDS encoding mycofactocin-coupled SDR family oxidoreductase gives MTDAPRRVALVTGAARGIGAACVHTLAGEGYAVLAVDIAAGAGHGLPGVDYPLAGREQLAAVADAHEHVEALVADVRDAAAMRAAVDRAEARWGRLDVAVAAAAVIAGGAPLWEDDSLDVQWDIDVRGVWHTAAAAVPAMLHGPEPAGCRFVALASVAGDHGLFHLTAYTMAKHAVVGLVRGLAADLAGTGVTAVAVSPGAARTRMLEATAAIYDVPVEDLTAHQLAGEPLDPAEVAAAVAFCCRPEGRVLNGSVVAADGGFRG, from the coding sequence GTGACCGACGCTCCGCGCAGGGTCGCCCTGGTCACCGGCGCCGCCCGGGGCATCGGCGCCGCCTGCGTGCACACGCTCGCGGGGGAGGGGTACGCCGTCCTCGCGGTCGACATCGCCGCCGGTGCGGGCCACGGGCTGCCCGGCGTGGACTATCCCCTCGCCGGCCGGGAGCAGCTGGCCGCGGTGGCCGACGCGCACGAGCACGTGGAGGCACTGGTCGCCGACGTGCGGGACGCGGCGGCGATGCGGGCCGCGGTCGACCGCGCCGAGGCGCGTTGGGGGCGCCTCGACGTCGCGGTCGCGGCTGCCGCGGTCATCGCCGGGGGTGCCCCGCTGTGGGAGGACGACTCCCTGGACGTCCAGTGGGACATCGACGTCCGCGGCGTGTGGCACACCGCGGCGGCGGCCGTGCCGGCGATGCTGCACGGCCCCGAGCCGGCGGGCTGCCGGTTCGTCGCGCTGGCGTCGGTGGCCGGCGACCACGGGCTGTTCCACCTCACGGCCTACACGATGGCCAAGCATGCGGTGGTCGGGCTGGTCCGGGGGCTCGCCGCCGACCTGGCCGGGACGGGGGTGACGGCCGTCGCGGTGTCCCCGGGCGCCGCGCGGACCCGGATGCTCGAGGCGACGGCGGCGATCTACGACGTACCCGTCGAGGACCTCACGGCGCACCAGCTGGCGGGGGAGCCGCTGGATCCCGCGGAGGTCGCGGCGGCCGTCGCCTTCTGCTGCCGCCCCGAGGGCCGGGTGCTCAACGGGTCGGTGGTGGCCGCCGACGGGGGCTTCCGGGGCTGA
- a CDS encoding XdhC family protein: MRDVLSDLMRWWEAGETVGVGTVVATFRSAPRPPGASMLVGPDGEAVGSVSGGCVEGAVYELGQSVVDSGDPVLQRYGVSDDDAFAVGLTCGGILDVYVEKVSRDTFPELGDIAADVETGRPVALATVVDHPDPERVGGRLVIRPDGSGGADVAGSLGSPRADDAVRDDAVGLLAAGHNATLTYGPDGERRGEGMRVFVWAFAPPPRMLVFGAIDFAAAVAKVGSFLGYKVTVCDARPVFATASRFPDADEVVVDWPHRYLTQEAEAGRIDSRTVLAVLTHDPKFDVPLLEVALRLEGDRRPAYVGAMGSRQTHDDRLERLREAGLSEEELERMSSPIGLDLGARTPEETAVSIAAEIIALQWGGSGDRLADRGGRIHH; this comes from the coding sequence GTGCGTGATGTGCTCTCGGACCTGATGCGGTGGTGGGAGGCCGGAGAGACCGTCGGCGTCGGCACCGTGGTGGCGACCTTCCGCTCCGCGCCGCGGCCGCCGGGCGCCTCGATGCTCGTCGGTCCCGACGGCGAGGCGGTCGGCTCGGTCTCCGGCGGCTGTGTCGAGGGCGCCGTCTACGAGCTCGGCCAGTCGGTGGTCGACTCCGGCGACCCGGTGCTGCAGAGGTACGGCGTCTCCGACGACGACGCCTTCGCCGTCGGCCTGACCTGTGGGGGGATCCTCGACGTCTACGTCGAGAAGGTCTCCCGGGACACCTTCCCCGAGCTGGGGGACATCGCCGCCGACGTGGAGACCGGTCGGCCGGTGGCGCTGGCGACCGTGGTCGACCACCCCGACCCCGAGCGGGTCGGCGGGCGCCTGGTGATCCGTCCCGACGGGTCCGGCGGCGCGGACGTCGCCGGGTCGCTCGGCTCGCCCCGGGCCGACGACGCCGTGCGCGACGATGCGGTCGGGCTGCTGGCCGCCGGGCACAACGCGACCCTGACCTACGGCCCCGACGGAGAGCGCCGCGGCGAGGGGATGCGGGTGTTCGTCTGGGCCTTCGCGCCGCCGCCGCGGATGCTGGTCTTCGGCGCGATCGACTTCGCCGCCGCGGTCGCCAAGGTGGGCTCGTTCCTCGGCTACAAGGTCACCGTGTGCGACGCCCGGCCGGTCTTCGCGACCGCGTCCCGCTTCCCCGACGCCGACGAGGTGGTCGTGGACTGGCCGCACCGGTACCTCACCCAGGAGGCCGAGGCCGGGCGGATCGACTCCCGGACGGTCCTGGCCGTGCTCACCCACGACCCCAAGTTCGACGTACCCCTGCTCGAGGTCGCGCTGCGGCTCGAGGGCGACCGGCGGCCGGCGTACGTCGGCGCGATGGGCTCGCGGCAGACCCACGACGACCGGCTGGAGCGGCTGCGCGAGGCGGGGCTGAGCGAGGAGGAGCTGGAGCGGATGTCCTCCCCGATCGGGCTGGACCTCGGGGCGCGTACTCCCGAGGAGACCGCCGTCTCGATCGCGGCGGAGATCATCGCGCTGCAGTGGGGCGGCTCCGGTGACCGGCTCGCCGACCGCGGCGGCCGGATCCACCACTGA
- a CDS encoding DMT family transporter, translating into MAWIVLVISGMLEAVWAAALSQSHGFQRRGPTVLFFVSLVLSMTGLAWAMTDLPTGTAYAVWVGIGATLTVLWGIATGQERPTLARIGLLLLLVGSVIGLKVVS; encoded by the coding sequence ATGGCATGGATCGTTCTGGTGATATCCGGCATGCTCGAGGCCGTTTGGGCCGCCGCGCTCTCCCAGTCGCACGGCTTCCAACGCCGCGGGCCGACCGTTCTGTTCTTCGTCTCGCTGGTCCTCAGCATGACCGGGCTCGCGTGGGCGATGACGGACCTGCCTACCGGGACGGCGTACGCCGTCTGGGTCGGCATCGGTGCCACGCTCACGGTGCTCTGGGGGATCGCGACCGGGCAGGAGCGGCCGACGCTCGCGCGGATCGGCCTCCTCCTGCTGTTGGTCGGCTCGGTGATCGGCCTGAAGGTGGTGAGCTGA
- a CDS encoding nucleotidyltransferase family protein: MRVRGLLLAAGAGRRMGQPKALVRDEDGTSWLLRAIASLRPCDGVTVVLGAGADEAARLLPLSVDLVIAPDWESGMGASLRAGIGGVSADYDAVLVSLVDLPDVSSAVVARVLGAGTGPGVLARAAYGGTPGHPVLLGRDHWAAATATASGDRGARDYLTAAADAGDLTLVECGDLATGADVDSR, translated from the coding sequence ATGCGGGTCCGGGGTCTGCTGCTCGCCGCTGGGGCGGGGCGGCGGATGGGGCAGCCGAAGGCGCTGGTCCGTGACGAGGACGGCACCTCGTGGCTGCTGCGCGCGATCGCCTCGCTGCGGCCGTGCGACGGGGTGACCGTGGTGCTGGGAGCGGGGGCGGACGAGGCGGCGCGCCTGCTGCCGCTCTCGGTCGACCTGGTCATCGCCCCGGACTGGGAGAGCGGGATGGGCGCGTCGCTGCGCGCCGGTATCGGGGGCGTCTCCGCCGACTACGACGCCGTCCTGGTCTCGCTCGTGGACCTGCCCGACGTCAGCTCCGCGGTGGTCGCGCGGGTGCTGGGCGCCGGGACCGGGCCCGGCGTGCTCGCGCGGGCGGCGTACGGCGGAACGCCCGGACACCCCGTCCTCCTCGGTCGCGACCACTGGGCCGCTGCCACCGCGACCGCCAGCGGCGATCGGGGCGCGCGGGACTACCTCACCGCCGCGGCGGACGCGGGCGACCTGACCCTCGTCGAGTGCGGCGACCTGGCGACCGGGGCGGACGTCGACTCCCGCTGA
- a CDS encoding AAA family ATPase — translation MTDSPATPAAPDDVAQLLERTGYLSDDALATVAWLALDMGRPLLLEGEPGTGKTALAEGLAEALGLDLIRLQCYEGIDATQALFDWDFPRQILHLRALEASGSVESEEAEKSLYDERFLLARPVLRALQQAPAVLLVDEVDRADDEFEAFLLEVLSTYQVSIPELGTVAASTPPLVVLTSNRTRELHDALKRRCLYHWIDHPGLEREVQIVRSRAPEVSETLARQVVTAVQQLRDSGDLLKPPGVAETLDWARALQRLGTTELDLDTAARTLGALVKYREDADRVKHALDRVLAG, via the coding sequence ATGACGGACTCCCCGGCCACCCCCGCCGCGCCCGACGACGTCGCGCAGCTGCTCGAGCGCACCGGATACCTCAGCGACGACGCGCTCGCGACGGTCGCCTGGCTGGCCCTGGACATGGGGCGCCCGCTGCTCCTCGAGGGCGAGCCCGGCACCGGCAAGACCGCGCTCGCGGAGGGGCTGGCCGAGGCGCTGGGCCTCGACCTGATCCGGCTGCAGTGCTACGAGGGCATCGACGCCACCCAGGCGCTCTTCGACTGGGACTTCCCCCGGCAGATCCTGCACCTGCGCGCGCTCGAGGCGAGCGGCAGCGTGGAGAGCGAGGAGGCGGAGAAGAGCCTGTACGACGAGCGCTTCCTGCTCGCTCGACCGGTGCTGCGGGCGCTCCAGCAAGCGCCTGCGGTGCTGCTGGTCGACGAGGTGGACCGCGCCGACGACGAGTTCGAGGCGTTCCTGCTGGAGGTGCTCTCGACCTACCAGGTCTCCATCCCCGAGCTCGGCACGGTGGCGGCGAGCACGCCGCCGCTGGTGGTGCTCACCTCCAACCGCACGCGCGAGCTGCACGACGCGCTGAAGCGGCGCTGCCTCTACCACTGGATCGACCACCCGGGCCTGGAGCGCGAGGTGCAGATCGTCCGCAGCCGCGCGCCCGAGGTCAGCGAGACGCTGGCCCGCCAGGTCGTCACCGCGGTGCAGCAGCTGCGCGACAGCGGCGACCTGCTCAAGCCGCCCGGGGTGGCGGAGACCCTCGACTGGGCGCGGGCGCTGCAGCGGCTCGGCACCACCGAGCTCGACCTCGACACCGCCGCGCGCACGCTGGGCGCGCTGGTGAAGTACCGCGAGGACGCCGACCGGGTGAAGCACGCCCTGGACCGGGTGCTCGCCGGATGA
- the mftD gene encoding pre-mycofactocin synthase MftD (MftD, an enzyme found in the mycofactocin biosynthesis locus, performs an oxidative deamination of 3-amino-5-[(p-hydroxyphenyl)methyl]-4,4-dimethyl-2-pyrrolidinone (AHDP). The resulting compound, now called pre-mycofactocin (PMFT), is a biologically active redox cofactor that can oxidize the non-exchangeable NADH of TIGR03971 family SDR-type oxidoreductases.), giving the protein MGEWFETVLEAQRRAKKRLPASVYSALLAGSERGISYADNTEAFAEIGFAPHIAGTQAERDQSTTVMGQEISLPVIISPTGVQAVHPDGEVAVARAAAARGTVIGLSSFASKPVEEVVAANPQTFFQMYWMSGKETMSQRMQRARDAGAVGLIATLDWSFSHGRDWGSPAIPEKLDLKAMASFAPEVIRRPRWLLDFARSGDLPDLTAPNLAPPEGGPGPTFFGAYGDWMMSEPPTWDDIAWMVREWGGPFMLKGISRVDDARRAVDAGVTAISVSNHGGNNLDGTPAPIRLLPAISDAVGGEVEVVMDSGIRRGSDVVKALALGARAVMIGRAYLWGLAANGQAGVENVLDVLRGGIDSALRGLGHGSVHDLSRDDVLISDDFTRTLGADRVR; this is encoded by the coding sequence ATGGGTGAGTGGTTCGAGACCGTGCTGGAGGCACAGCGGCGCGCGAAGAAGCGGCTGCCCGCGTCGGTCTACTCCGCCCTGCTGGCCGGCTCCGAGCGCGGCATCTCCTATGCCGACAACACCGAGGCCTTCGCCGAGATCGGCTTCGCCCCGCACATCGCCGGCACCCAGGCCGAGCGCGACCAGTCCACCACGGTGATGGGCCAGGAGATCTCCCTGCCGGTGATCATCAGCCCCACGGGGGTCCAGGCGGTCCACCCGGACGGCGAGGTCGCGGTCGCGCGGGCGGCGGCCGCGCGCGGCACGGTGATCGGCCTGAGCTCCTTCGCCTCCAAGCCGGTGGAGGAGGTCGTCGCGGCCAACCCGCAGACGTTCTTCCAGATGTACTGGATGTCGGGCAAGGAGACGATGAGCCAGCGGATGCAGCGCGCCCGCGACGCCGGCGCGGTCGGGCTGATCGCGACGCTGGACTGGTCCTTCTCCCACGGCCGCGACTGGGGCAGCCCCGCGATCCCGGAGAAGCTCGACCTCAAGGCGATGGCATCCTTCGCCCCCGAGGTGATCCGGCGCCCCCGATGGCTGCTGGACTTCGCGAGGTCCGGGGACCTGCCCGACCTCACCGCGCCGAACCTGGCCCCGCCCGAGGGCGGCCCCGGCCCCACGTTCTTCGGCGCCTACGGCGACTGGATGATGAGCGAGCCGCCCACCTGGGACGACATCGCCTGGATGGTCCGGGAGTGGGGCGGCCCCTTCATGCTCAAGGGCATCTCGCGCGTCGACGACGCGCGTCGCGCGGTGGACGCGGGCGTCACCGCCATCTCGGTGTCCAACCACGGGGGCAACAACCTGGACGGTACGCCCGCCCCGATCCGGCTCCTGCCGGCCATCTCCGACGCCGTGGGGGGTGAGGTCGAGGTGGTCATGGACAGCGGCATCCGGCGCGGCAGTGACGTGGTCAAGGCACTGGCGCTGGGAGCTCGGGCGGTCATGATCGGGCGGGCGTACCTGTGGGGGCTGGCCGCGAACGGCCAGGCCGGTGTGGAGAACGTCCTCGACGTGCTCCGCGGCGGCATCGACTCCGCACTGCGCGGGCTGGGCCACGGCTCGGTGCACGACCTGTCGCGGGACGACGTGCTCATCTCCGACGACTTCACCCGGACGCTCGGGGCGGATCGCGTGCGGTGA